In a single window of the Streptomyces sp. NBC_00353 genome:
- a CDS encoding DUF1697 domain-containing protein encodes MTTRYAALLRGINVSGHKKVPMAELRTLLTELGHADVRTYLQSGNAVFSSASVDQDALTAQLEQAIEERFGFAVPCLIRNGPYLASVAEACPFPAAALEGKQLHVTYFDRPVDATRFAAIDADAFRPEEFRLGDRALYLYAPDGLGRSKLAEALHRPSLTKGLTATTRNWNTVAKLVEMTRD; translated from the coding sequence ATGACCACCAGGTACGCGGCGCTGTTGCGCGGGATCAATGTGAGCGGCCACAAGAAGGTCCCGATGGCCGAACTCCGCACACTCCTCACGGAGCTGGGCCATGCGGATGTCCGTACGTACCTGCAGAGCGGCAATGCCGTCTTCAGCAGCGCGTCGGTTGACCAGGACGCGCTCACCGCACAGCTGGAGCAGGCCATCGAGGAACGCTTCGGCTTCGCCGTCCCGTGTCTGATCCGGAACGGCCCTTATCTCGCATCGGTCGCCGAGGCCTGCCCGTTCCCGGCCGCCGCCCTCGAGGGCAAGCAGCTGCACGTCACCTACTTCGACCGGCCGGTGGACGCCACACGCTTCGCGGCGATCGACGCCGACGCCTTCCGCCCGGAGGAGTTCCGGCTCGGCGACCGTGCGCTCTACCTCTATGCCCCCGACGGACTGGGCCGTTCCAAGCTTGCCGAGGCGCTCCACCGCCCTTCCCTCACCAAGGGCCTCACCGCCACCACACGTAACTGGAACACCGTCGCCAAACTCGTGGAGATGACGCGTGACTGA
- a CDS encoding S8 family peptidase: protein MAMHKRTSRTKLTAAITAAAAAAGVTLLGTSYAGAAPAPAMGTVYGADAATAVSGSYIVMLDQKADKAKLAKEYGGKLKRTYSSAINGFSASGLSQAEAKQLAADPAVSKVVQNKKFHIDATQDNPPSWGLDRIDQTGTAGDHAYTYPDSAGEGVTAYVIDTGVRVTHKEFEGRASSGFDAVDNDDSADDGNGHGTHVAGTIAGATFGVAKKAKIVAVRVLDDSGSGTTEQVVAGIDWVTAHHEGPSVANMSLGGSADPALDAAVQKAIASGVTFAVAAGNESADASEGSPARVPEAITVASSTVDDEQSSFSNYGPVVDIYAPGSDITSSWNDSDDATNTISGTSMATPHVVGAAAVYLAGHPDATPAEVATALTDGATPDAISNATEGTPNKLLKIVE from the coding sequence ATGGCCATGCACAAGCGCACATCCCGGACCAAGCTGACCGCGGCGATCACCGCGGCGGCCGCAGCTGCCGGAGTCACCCTGCTGGGCACGTCCTACGCCGGAGCCGCACCCGCTCCCGCGATGGGGACGGTCTACGGTGCGGACGCGGCGACCGCCGTCTCGGGCAGCTACATCGTGATGCTGGACCAGAAGGCCGACAAGGCGAAGCTCGCCAAGGAGTACGGCGGCAAGCTGAAGCGCACCTACAGCTCCGCCATCAACGGCTTCTCCGCCAGCGGCCTTTCGCAGGCCGAGGCCAAGCAGCTCGCGGCCGACCCGGCCGTCTCCAAGGTCGTCCAGAACAAGAAGTTCCACATCGACGCCACCCAGGACAACCCGCCGTCGTGGGGTCTCGACCGGATCGACCAGACCGGGACCGCCGGCGACCATGCGTACACCTACCCGGACAGCGCGGGCGAAGGCGTCACGGCGTATGTCATCGACACCGGTGTCCGCGTCACGCACAAGGAGTTCGAGGGCCGGGCGAGCTCGGGCTTCGACGCCGTGGACAACGACGACAGCGCGGATGACGGCAACGGCCACGGGACGCACGTGGCCGGCACCATAGCCGGTGCGACGTTCGGCGTCGCCAAGAAGGCGAAGATCGTCGCCGTCCGGGTCCTGGACGACTCCGGCTCGGGCACCACCGAGCAGGTCGTCGCCGGCATCGACTGGGTCACCGCGCACCACGAGGGTCCGTCCGTCGCCAACATGAGCCTCGGCGGCAGTGCCGACCCGGCTCTCGACGCCGCGGTCCAGAAGGCCATCGCCTCCGGAGTCACCTTCGCGGTGGCCGCAGGAAACGAGTCCGCCGACGCGAGCGAGGGCTCCCCGGCCCGCGTCCCGGAGGCCATCACGGTCGCCTCGTCCACGGTGGACGACGAGCAGTCGTCGTTCTCCAACTACGGCCCGGTCGTGGACATCTACGCCCCGGGTTCGGACATCACCTCGTCCTGGAACGACAGCGACGACGCGACGAACACCATCTCCGGTACGTCCATGGCGACTCCGCACGTCGTCGGTGCCGCCGCCGTCTACCTTGCCGGACACCCGGACGCCACCCCGGCGGAGGTCGCCACGGCCCTCACCGACGGCGCCACCCCCGACGCGATCTCCAATGCGACCGAGGGAACGCCGAACAAGCTGCTGAAGATCGTCGAGTAG
- a CDS encoding ABC transporter substrate-binding protein, with translation MRPPVRTAAAAATALALLLTGCSGGGGGTDTNGKIELRFQSLAWQKESVDANKQLVKEWNATHPDIQVEYVQGSWDSVHDQLLTSFEGDEAPDVIHDASDDLADFAYGGYLADLRALLPDRLTADIPEQSWRTTTFGDGVYGVPFLQEPRVLIANTKILKASGVRIPTPANPWSWDEFRQVTKELTGKGKGKATYGIAWPLKEPVSVTLNLGLSSGGQLFHRGADGKVTIRLDEGDQVVPGTIRDQVDTDHSAARTALGMGGSDTLPGLFGGRYAMVPLGFSYRQQVVEQAPEGFEWKVLPAPAGSDGLAQGVSPQTLSVAESSPHKKAAAQFIDFLLRPPNMVRLAEGDWMLPTGTAALADPALHTTENGWATGAALAKGLRSAPAQSVRGYPEWKDKVATPALQEYYSGAIGRDELNRRLVDDGNRVLARYQR, from the coding sequence ATGCGTCCACCGGTACGGACGGCGGCCGCCGCGGCCACCGCGCTGGCCCTGCTGCTCACCGGCTGCAGCGGTGGCGGGGGCGGAACGGACACCAACGGGAAGATCGAACTGCGCTTCCAGTCGCTGGCCTGGCAGAAGGAGTCCGTCGACGCCAACAAGCAGCTGGTCAAGGAGTGGAACGCCACCCACCCCGACATCCAGGTCGAGTACGTGCAGGGCAGCTGGGACAGCGTCCACGACCAACTGCTCACCTCCTTCGAGGGCGACGAGGCTCCGGACGTCATCCACGACGCCTCCGACGACCTCGCCGACTTCGCGTACGGCGGCTATCTCGCCGATCTGCGTGCCCTCCTGCCCGACCGGCTGACCGCCGACATCCCGGAGCAGAGCTGGCGGACCACGACCTTCGGCGACGGTGTCTACGGGGTGCCGTTCCTGCAGGAGCCCCGGGTCCTGATCGCCAACACCAAGATCCTCAAGGCCTCCGGCGTCCGTATCCCGACCCCGGCGAACCCGTGGAGCTGGGACGAATTCCGGCAGGTCACCAAGGAGCTGACGGGCAAGGGGAAGGGGAAGGCGACGTACGGCATCGCCTGGCCGCTGAAGGAACCCGTCTCCGTCACCCTCAACCTCGGCCTCTCCAGCGGCGGACAGCTCTTCCACCGCGGCGCCGACGGCAAGGTGACCATCCGCCTCGACGAAGGCGACCAGGTGGTCCCCGGCACCATCCGCGACCAGGTCGACACCGACCACAGCGCTGCCCGCACCGCGCTCGGCATGGGCGGCTCCGACACCCTCCCCGGGCTGTTCGGTGGGCGGTACGCGATGGTCCCGCTTGGGTTCTCGTACCGTCAGCAGGTCGTCGAGCAGGCCCCCGAGGGCTTCGAATGGAAGGTGTTGCCCGCCCCGGCCGGCAGCGACGGGCTCGCCCAGGGCGTGAGCCCGCAGACCCTCTCCGTCGCCGAGTCCAGCCCGCACAAGAAGGCGGCCGCGCAGTTCATCGACTTCCTGCTGCGTCCGCCGAACATGGTGCGCCTGGCAGAAGGCGACTGGATGCTGCCGACCGGCACGGCCGCGCTCGCGGACCCGGCCCTGCACACCACCGAGAACGGCTGGGCGACCGGCGCAGCCCTGGCGAAGGGGTTGCGCTCGGCGCCCGCCCAGTCGGTGCGCGGATACCCCGAGTGGAAGGACAAGGTCGCCACGCCCGCGCTGCAGGAGTACTACAGCGGGGCGATCGGCCGGGACGAGCTGAACAGGCGCCTGGTCGACGACGGGAACCGGGTACTGGCCCGCTACCAGCGCTGA
- a CDS encoding carbohydrate ABC transporter permease, with product MSLRTSRSARTGQYVALLGYLVFLAFPFLWLISTAFKPARELGSLHPTWIPEHPTLDNFRQAFDEQPLLQAAANSLVAALSAALIAVVIATPMAYVMARHRTRLSAAATGWVVVSQAFPFVLLIIPLFLILKNLHLINSLWGLIMVYVVWALPFALWMLVGYVRAVPPELEEAASVDGASRLRTLVSVTIPLLAPGIVATALFAFITAWNEFFFALVLLKTPEKQTLPVVLTHFLGAEGAAELGPLAAAAFLATLPSLVLFAVIQRRITGGMLAGAVKS from the coding sequence GTGAGCCTCCGTACCAGCAGATCCGCCCGCACCGGACAGTACGTCGCGCTCCTGGGCTACCTCGTCTTCCTGGCGTTCCCGTTCCTCTGGCTGATCTCCACGGCCTTCAAGCCGGCCCGCGAACTGGGTTCCCTGCACCCCACCTGGATCCCCGAGCATCCGACCCTGGACAACTTCCGGCAGGCCTTCGACGAGCAGCCGCTGCTCCAGGCCGCAGCCAACTCACTGGTCGCCGCACTGTCCGCCGCCCTGATCGCCGTCGTCATCGCGACGCCCATGGCCTATGTGATGGCCCGGCATCGCACCAGGCTCTCGGCGGCCGCCACCGGCTGGGTCGTGGTCAGCCAGGCGTTCCCCTTCGTGCTGCTGATCATTCCGCTCTTCCTGATTCTCAAGAATCTGCATCTGATCAACTCCCTGTGGGGGCTGATCATGGTGTACGTCGTCTGGGCGCTGCCGTTCGCGCTGTGGATGCTGGTCGGCTACGTCCGTGCCGTACCGCCCGAACTCGAAGAGGCCGCCTCGGTCGACGGCGCGAGCCGGCTGCGGACGCTCGTCTCGGTCACCATCCCGCTGCTGGCCCCAGGAATCGTCGCCACCGCACTCTTCGCGTTCATCACCGCATGGAACGAGTTCTTCTTCGCACTCGTCCTGCTCAAGACACCGGAGAAGCAGACCTTGCCGGTCGTACTCACCCACTTCCTCGGCGCGGAGGGCGCGGCCGAACTCGGGCCGCTCGCCGCCGCCGCTTTCCTCGCCACCCTGCCCTCCCTCGTCCTCTTCGCGGTCATCCAGCGCCGGATCACCGGTGGCATGCTCGCCGGGGCGGTGAAGAGCTGA
- a CDS encoding carbohydrate ABC transporter permease, producing the protein MTLANATVQSGQHGPPGSPLSRRGRQGRQAPLINRNAGTWFLVLPALIPILILSVGPLLYGVALAFTDAQSGRTRSTQWVGGLNFQDLLHDTLFWDSFRIGLVWAVGVTVPQFLLALGLALLLNQNLRMRWLARALAIIPWAMPEVVVGIMWRLVYNPDAGVLNEIIRDLGFGDGRDWLTGLATALPAVIVVGVWAGMPQTTVALLAGLQNTPHELHEAAALDGAGAWRRFRTVTWPALRPVALAITALNFIWNFNSFALVYVLTNGGPGGRTRLPMLFAYEEAFRYGQFGYAAAMGCVMVAVISVVLALHLVGRLRGGEDR; encoded by the coding sequence ATGACGTTGGCGAATGCAACCGTACAGTCCGGACAGCACGGTCCACCCGGCAGTCCGCTGTCCCGACGGGGCAGACAGGGCAGACAGGCTCCGCTGATCAACCGGAATGCCGGCACCTGGTTCCTGGTGCTGCCCGCCCTGATCCCGATCCTGATCCTCAGCGTCGGCCCCCTGCTCTACGGCGTCGCCCTGGCGTTCACCGATGCCCAGTCCGGCCGCACCCGGTCCACCCAGTGGGTCGGCGGGCTGAACTTCCAGGACCTGCTTCACGACACCCTGTTCTGGGACTCGTTCCGGATCGGCCTCGTCTGGGCGGTCGGCGTCACCGTCCCGCAGTTCCTGCTCGCGCTGGGCCTCGCCCTCCTGCTCAACCAGAACCTGCGGATGCGCTGGCTGGCGCGGGCCCTCGCGATCATCCCCTGGGCCATGCCCGAAGTCGTCGTCGGCATCATGTGGCGGCTCGTCTACAACCCGGACGCGGGCGTCCTCAACGAGATCATCCGCGATCTCGGGTTCGGTGACGGCCGGGACTGGCTGACCGGACTGGCCACCGCACTGCCCGCCGTGATCGTCGTAGGTGTCTGGGCGGGCATGCCGCAGACCACTGTCGCGCTCCTGGCCGGGCTCCAGAACACCCCGCACGAACTCCACGAAGCGGCCGCCCTGGACGGCGCGGGCGCCTGGCGCCGGTTCCGTACCGTCACCTGGCCGGCTCTGAGACCGGTCGCGCTCGCCATCACCGCCCTCAATTTCATCTGGAACTTCAACTCGTTCGCCCTGGTCTACGTCCTGACCAACGGCGGCCCCGGTGGCCGGACCAGGCTGCCGATGCTCTTCGCCTACGAGGAGGCCTTCCGCTACGGCCAGTTCGGCTACGCCGCGGCGATGGGCTGTGTGATGGTCGCGGTGATCTCCGTCGTCCTCGCCCTCCATCTCGTCGGCCGGCTCAGGGGAGGCGAGGACCGGTGA
- a CDS encoding phosphotransferase enzyme family protein, whose product MNEMRAREVLTAAGLSGDTELIALGENAVFAVGDLVVKVGRDAVQNPELRSRAEREVAVAQWLAASGIPAVRAAEPEARLVEGHPVTVWHRLPDAVRPAEPRDLAPLLTLVHALPAPDGLALPRRELLGGVERWLRIAGDAIDPADAAYLRERRDGFAAAAAALVPHLPPGPIHGDALPRNVHVGPDGPVLVDLETFSADLREHDLVVLALSRDRYGLAAEAYDAFTAAYGWDVREWDGCAVLRGARETASCAWVSQHAPGNPKALAEFRRRVASLRDGDPEVRWYPF is encoded by the coding sequence ATGAACGAGATGCGTGCGCGCGAGGTGCTGACCGCTGCCGGACTCTCCGGCGACACCGAGCTGATCGCGCTGGGCGAGAACGCGGTGTTCGCCGTCGGCGACCTGGTGGTCAAGGTCGGCCGGGACGCCGTACAGAACCCGGAACTGCGCAGCCGGGCCGAGCGCGAGGTGGCCGTCGCGCAGTGGCTCGCCGCTTCGGGCATTCCCGCCGTGCGGGCGGCGGAGCCGGAGGCGCGGCTTGTCGAAGGACACCCTGTGACGGTCTGGCACCGGCTCCCCGACGCGGTGCGCCCCGCCGAGCCGCGGGATCTGGCGCCGCTGCTCACCCTGGTCCACGCACTGCCCGCCCCGGACGGACTGGCGCTGCCGCGGCGGGAGCTGCTGGGTGGGGTGGAGCGGTGGCTGCGGATCGCGGGCGACGCGATCGATCCGGCCGACGCCGCATATCTGCGGGAGCGGCGGGACGGGTTCGCCGCGGCCGCGGCCGCGTTGGTGCCGCATCTGCCGCCGGGGCCGATCCATGGTGACGCACTGCCGCGCAACGTGCATGTCGGTCCGGACGGGCCGGTACTGGTGGACCTCGAGACGTTCTCCGCGGATCTGCGGGAGCACGATCTGGTGGTCCTTGCGCTGTCCCGCGACCGGTACGGGCTGGCGGCGGAGGCGTACGACGCGTTCACCGCAGCGTACGGCTGGGACGTCCGGGAGTGGGACGGCTGTGCGGTGCTGCGCGGGGCCCGGGAGACGGCCAGCTGTGCGTGGGTCTCGCAGCATGCGCCGGGCAACCCGAAGGCGCTCGCGGAGTTCCGGCGCAGGGTTGCGTCCTTGCGTGACGGCGACCCCGAGGTGCGGTGGTATCCGTTCTAG
- a CDS encoding transposase, protein MGGLRRLTVSFVVPGPCGVAVRDRLKHLTPQDEMVLRAVGDHQGALASRDLKARCADGLEHGADTWAARKRELTGVSSSRIAGAITKATHDQWALARRCQVAHIQKLAAGIKTLRHRLSLPIGAPGTKRAAGGYRSKNEWFRKSRRLAALEDRHDAAVADWQAGQVRVVRGGRRLLNTRHHLTQAHLTEEQWRDRWEASRWFIAADGESGKRFGNETIRVTPDGEVSIRLPAPLAHLANAKHGRYILTARIGFAHRGAEWADRIEANRAVAYRIHLDTERGRWYLTASWQRPAVQTIPLETARARGMIGVDTNADHFAAYRLDVHGNPIGEPHRFPYDLSGSAGHRDAQIRHALTRLINWARRVGVAAIGIEDLDFTNEKTREKHGRRKQFRQLISGIPTGKLKARLVSMAAEHGLSIVAVDPAYTSQWGAQHWQEPLATPHRTMSRHDAAGIAIGRRALGHPIRRRTAPPPHDRSDRAGHRTVQAGPGSRGREETRPPTTDRPPGGPSPSGKRKREPSASNTVRDAPSTQQWVQDSLMHTG, encoded by the coding sequence GTGGGTGGTTTGCGGAGACTGACGGTCTCCTTCGTGGTGCCCGGTCCTTGCGGGGTGGCGGTCCGGGACCGCCTCAAACACCTCACGCCCCAGGACGAGATGGTGCTGCGTGCGGTCGGTGACCATCAGGGTGCGCTGGCTTCCCGCGATCTCAAGGCCCGCTGTGCGGATGGTCTCGAGCACGGTGCGGACACCTGGGCGGCGCGTAAGCGGGAGCTGACCGGGGTGTCGTCGTCACGGATCGCAGGTGCGATCACCAAGGCCACACACGACCAGTGGGCGCTCGCACGCCGTTGCCAAGTGGCGCACATCCAGAAGCTGGCAGCCGGGATCAAGACGCTGCGGCACCGCCTGTCCCTCCCAATCGGGGCGCCCGGAACGAAGCGGGCCGCGGGCGGCTACCGGTCGAAGAACGAGTGGTTCCGCAAATCCCGCCGCCTCGCGGCACTGGAAGACCGGCACGATGCCGCTGTCGCCGACTGGCAAGCCGGACAGGTCCGGGTGGTGCGGGGCGGCAGACGTCTCCTCAACACCCGCCACCATCTCACCCAGGCCCACCTCACCGAGGAGCAGTGGCGGGATCGGTGGGAGGCGTCACGCTGGTTCATCGCTGCCGATGGTGAGTCGGGGAAGCGGTTCGGGAACGAGACGATCCGCGTCACCCCGGACGGCGAGGTCAGCATCAGACTGCCTGCCCCGCTCGCGCACCTGGCCAACGCCAAGCACGGCCGGTACATCCTCACCGCCCGTATCGGGTTCGCGCACCGGGGTGCGGAGTGGGCCGACCGCATCGAAGCGAACCGGGCCGTGGCCTACCGCATCCACCTCGATACGGAGCGCGGACGTTGGTACCTCACGGCCTCCTGGCAACGCCCCGCCGTGCAGACCATCCCGTTGGAGACCGCCCGCGCCCGGGGCATGATCGGCGTGGACACCAACGCCGACCACTTCGCCGCCTACCGGCTCGACGTCCACGGCAACCCCATCGGCGAGCCGCACCGTTTCCCCTACGACCTGTCCGGTTCGGCCGGTCACCGAGACGCACAGATCCGCCACGCCCTCACTCGGTTAATCAACTGGGCCAGGCGTGTCGGTGTCGCCGCGATCGGCATCGAAGACCTCGACTTCACCAACGAGAAGACCCGCGAGAAGCACGGCCGCCGGAAGCAGTTCCGGCAGCTCATCTCCGGTATCCCCACCGGTAAGCTCAAGGCCCGGCTGGTCTCCATGGCCGCCGAACACGGCCTGAGCATTGTCGCGGTCGACCCCGCATACACCTCCCAGTGGGGCGCCCAGCATTGGCAAGAACCGCTGGCCACCCCGCACCGCACGATGTCCCGTCACGATGCCGCGGGTATCGCGATCGGGAGACGCGCCCTCGGACACCCGATCCGGCGGCGGACGGCACCGCCCCCACACGACCGGAGCGATCGTGCGGGGCATCGGACCGTCCAGGCCGGACCAGGCTCCCGGGGGCGTGAGGAAACCCGCCCACCCACCACGGACCGGCCCCCTGGAGGGCCGTCGCCGAGCGGGAAGCGAAAGCGGGAACCCAGTGCATCCAACACCGTTCGGGATGCGCCCAGTACGCAGCAGTGGGTCCAAGACTCACTCATGCACACTGGTTAG
- a CDS encoding 3'-5' exonuclease, translated as MSWHREALVGFDLETTGTEPLEARIVTAAVVGVDGRDGEPVRQRTWLADPGIRIPAQASAIHGISSERAAAEGRPAREVADEIAETLAGYWRQGVPVVAYNAAFDLTLLTAELRRHGLPSLSDRLDGGGIGPVVDPYTIDRAVDRYRKGKRTLEAVCVEYGVVHGGAHDAGADALAAVRVAYAIAERHGSVAALTAAELHERQITWYADWASGFQSFLRRKGTPDAVIDPHWPVREPAQITT; from the coding sequence ATGAGCTGGCACCGGGAGGCGCTGGTCGGCTTCGACCTGGAGACGACGGGTACGGAGCCGCTGGAGGCCCGGATCGTGACGGCTGCGGTCGTCGGCGTCGACGGCAGGGACGGGGAGCCGGTGCGGCAGCGCACCTGGCTGGCGGATCCGGGGATCCGCATCCCCGCACAGGCCTCGGCGATCCACGGCATCAGCAGCGAGCGGGCGGCGGCGGAGGGGCGGCCGGCGCGCGAGGTGGCGGACGAGATCGCCGAGACGCTCGCGGGCTACTGGCGCCAGGGGGTGCCGGTCGTCGCGTACAACGCGGCCTTCGATCTGACGCTGCTGACGGCGGAGTTGCGCCGGCACGGACTGCCGTCGCTGAGCGACCGGCTCGACGGCGGCGGGATCGGTCCGGTCGTCGACCCGTACACGATCGATCGGGCGGTCGACCGCTACCGCAAGGGCAAGCGGACGCTGGAGGCGGTCTGCGTCGAGTACGGGGTGGTGCACGGCGGAGCCCATGACGCGGGCGCGGACGCGCTGGCCGCGGTGCGCGTGGCGTACGCGATAGCCGAACGGCACGGCTCGGTGGCCGCGCTGACGGCGGCCGAACTGCACGAGCGTCAGATCACCTGGTACGCGGACTGGGCGTCCGGCTTCCAGTCCTTCCTGCGCCGCAAGGGCACCCCGGACGCAGTGATCGACCCCCACTGGCCCGTACGGGAACCGGCGCAGATCACCACCTGA
- a CDS encoding SAV2148 family HEPN domain-containing protein, which yields MSSGGFELPPGDAGHEGESVDAPPGAVSLAQPMEIGAELDWGADAWSEVRTRAQRAGRAYIWLNLVEQRLRAVVAAVLRPIYEPVHGDDWVVAAAGPAGQEWVQRAVAVREVSRRKGYLLDPADDNVLSFLTLPQLRELMIQHWPCFEPYFDDRRDVELALDELEVARNVVSRNRALNEAVLAQAERASARLLEILGSGAAVPSADRLPVDAVEELVGDRYADVVSIHPDRVRLQRQLPAEDLFGGSRRLDAIGIGLNLLVQNFSGRRLVRLAESGCRIRLLFINPASSAVKRRERELGLKKGELSRSVEMNILHMRRVRSKLRDPGAFEIHVFDETPRFTAYLVDGDGADAVGVVQPYLRRARGMEAPVLVLRGGGRAVVRAGQDNEHGLFETYREEFESVWTDSRPVS from the coding sequence GTGAGCTCGGGAGGGTTCGAGCTGCCCCCAGGTGACGCAGGTCACGAGGGGGAATCCGTCGACGCCCCGCCCGGGGCGGTATCGCTTGCGCAGCCCATGGAGATCGGCGCCGAACTGGACTGGGGCGCGGATGCCTGGAGCGAGGTCCGGACCCGGGCCCAGCGCGCCGGGCGGGCCTACATCTGGCTGAATCTCGTGGAACAGCGGCTGCGCGCCGTTGTCGCCGCGGTGCTGCGGCCCATCTACGAACCGGTGCACGGCGACGACTGGGTGGTCGCCGCCGCGGGGCCCGCCGGGCAGGAATGGGTGCAGCGCGCCGTCGCCGTGCGCGAGGTCTCCCGCCGCAAGGGATATCTTCTCGACCCGGCCGACGACAATGTGCTCAGCTTCCTCACGCTCCCGCAGCTGCGGGAGCTGATGATCCAGCACTGGCCGTGCTTCGAGCCGTACTTCGACGACCGGCGCGATGTCGAGCTGGCGCTCGACGAACTGGAGGTCGCCCGCAATGTGGTCTCCCGCAACCGCGCACTGAACGAGGCAGTTCTCGCCCAGGCCGAGCGCGCCTCGGCGCGGCTCCTGGAGATCCTCGGCAGCGGCGCGGCGGTGCCGTCCGCCGACCGGCTGCCGGTCGACGCCGTCGAGGAACTGGTCGGCGACCGCTACGCGGATGTGGTCTCCATCCACCCCGACCGGGTCCGGCTGCAGCGCCAGCTCCCCGCCGAGGACCTCTTCGGCGGCTCGCGCCGCCTCGACGCGATCGGCATAGGCCTCAATCTGCTGGTGCAGAACTTCTCCGGCCGCAGGCTCGTCCGGCTGGCCGAATCGGGCTGCCGGATCCGGCTGCTCTTCATCAACCCGGCGAGCAGTGCGGTCAAGCGCCGCGAGCGCGAACTGGGCCTCAAGAAGGGCGAGCTGAGCCGGTCCGTGGAGATGAACATCCTCCATATGCGCCGGGTCCGTTCCAAGCTCCGCGACCCGGGCGCCTTCGAGATCCATGTCTTCGACGAGACGCCGCGCTTCACGGCCTATCTGGTGGACGGTGACGGGGCGGACGCGGTGGGCGTCGTCCAGCCGTATCTGCGGCGCGCACGCGGCATGGAGGCGCCGGTGCTGGTGCTGCGGGGCGGAGGCCGGGCGGTGGTCCGCGCGGGGCAGGACAACGAGCACGGGCTGTTCGAGACCTACCGCGAGGAGTTCGAGTCCGTGTGGACGGACTCCCGCCCCGTCTCCTGA